Genomic segment of uncultured Tolumonas sp.:
TGAATTAGCATCCGGCAGAGCCGCAGCGGCTTAAGTTTTTAACCATTTGGGAAATGAAATCATCGGGCAAATGTAGACGTTGTATTGCCCTATTCAATACTTTAGGAGAGTTTTATGTCCAGCAAAACCTCAGTTAAGTCTACAGCACTGGAAGAGCGCGTCTCTCTCAGTCAGCACGGTGCCTCTGCATGGATCATGCAGATATTCACCCGTTATGGCTTACTCGTGATCTGCGTGCTGTTAGCCCTGATCTTTTCACTGACTACACCTTCTTTTGCGTCGATGCTGACACTGCAGGCGATCTTAGCCAGTAAGTCAAAAATCGCCCTGTTAGCACTGGCTGCTACCATTCCGATGATTGTCGGCAAAATCGACCTCAACGTCGGCTTCGGCATTGTGTTGTGGCACATCCTCGCCATCACTTTACAAGTGGAATATGGCTTCTCCTGGCAGATGGCGATGGTCATCGTGTTAGGGCTGTCGGCGGTGTATGGCCTGCTGAACGGGATCCTGGTTGCATTAGCTGATATCGACAGTTTTGTGGCGACACTCGGTTCAGGCACCGTGCTGTATGCCGTGGCGCTGTGGCACTCCGGTGGCCGTCAAATCGTTGGTGATTTACCGGATGCCTTTGTTGCGCTGCACCATACTGAATTATTCGGCATTCCTGTGGTTGCGTTCTATGTGATTCTGGCGGCGGTGGTGTTGTGGTTAGTCACTGAACACACGCCGATTGGCCGCTGTATGTACGCTGTCGGTGGTAATCCGGCTGCGGCAACACTGAATGGTATTTCCGTTAATCGCTATACCATCGGTGCGTTCATTGCTTCAAGTTTACTGACTGGTTTCACCGGCGTGGTTATCGCCGCGGAACAAGGTGTCGGTCAGGCCAGCGTAGGTATGGATTACCTGTTACCGGCGCTGGTTGGTGCATTCCTGGGTAGTACGACTATTCGTCCGGGCCGGGTCAACGTGTGGGGCACTATCGTGGGTATCGCTATCCTTGCCATTGGCATCGCGGGTATCCAGCAGTTCGGTGGCGCTTTCTGGGTTGAACCTCTGTTTAACG
This window contains:
- a CDS encoding ABC transporter permease, giving the protein MSSKTSVKSTALEERVSLSQHGASAWIMQIFTRYGLLVICVLLALIFSLTTPSFASMLTLQAILASKSKIALLALAATIPMIVGKIDLNVGFGIVLWHILAITLQVEYGFSWQMAMVIVLGLSAVYGLLNGILVALADIDSFVATLGSGTVLYAVALWHSGGRQIVGDLPDAFVALHHTELFGIPVVAFYVILAAVVLWLVTEHTPIGRCMYAVGGNPAAATLNGISVNRYTIGAFIASSLLTGFTGVVIAAEQGVGQASVGMDYLLPALVGAFLGSTTIRPGRVNVWGTIVGIAILAIGIAGIQQFGGAFWVEPLFNGATLLFSITLAGYAQRRRMLNKKAVQRPAAAQPATNATH